A window of the Haloarcula rubripromontorii genome harbors these coding sequences:
- a CDS encoding PAS domain S-box protein, with product MGEAGSSIRVLHVDDDLQYAETTAAFLERERAAFDIETATSASEGLARIESATFDCIVSDYEMPGESGIDFLESVREAYPELPFILYTGRGSEAVAGDAISAGVTDYLQKTSDTSHYALLANRIANAVQQYRSQQALEESTDRLSLFIDQSPLGFVEYDPDFEIVRVNDTLTEIFGYTEDELLGETWEVFVSPDSYDDVDAVTSALSEASGGYHSVDENVRKDGERIMVEWHNRLVTDDTGDVVTVFSHCKDVTERIERERNLAQLRDFFAEAEELGDLGAWEFDETGVSTWTEGTRRIHEVDDEFNPTVEDGLSFYHPEDRDRVADAVDAALEEGDPYDVQARLITATGDCRWVRSRGKRVKDAEHRTVRGFIQDITEQKERERRLRVQNERLESFASVVSHDLQGPLTVAQGHLELARQEVTDDRLDSIDSAHQRMQTLIDDILTLARDGREATTTEPVDLHTAATACWQTVETENATLETDTDSVVVADPRRLRRLLENLFRNSVAHGSLPTTGQDEGVEHSSTTSQSDAVVEHGDGVTVTVGDIEDASGFYVADDGPGVPEDERDVVFEAGYSTASDGTGFGLAIVADIAAVHGWDVSVTDSESGGARFEITGIVEGG from the coding sequence ATGGGAGAGGCTGGGTCCTCGATTCGAGTCCTCCACGTCGACGACGACCTGCAGTACGCGGAGACGACGGCGGCGTTTCTCGAACGAGAGCGGGCCGCGTTCGACATCGAGACCGCGACGAGCGCGTCGGAGGGGCTGGCTCGGATCGAATCGGCGACGTTCGACTGCATCGTCTCGGACTACGAGATGCCCGGCGAAAGCGGTATCGACTTTCTCGAATCCGTCCGCGAGGCGTACCCGGAGCTACCCTTTATCCTGTACACGGGCCGAGGCAGCGAAGCAGTCGCCGGCGATGCTATTTCGGCCGGCGTCACCGACTACCTGCAGAAGACGTCTGATACCAGTCACTACGCCCTCTTGGCCAACCGCATCGCCAACGCCGTCCAACAGTACCGGTCACAGCAGGCGCTCGAAGAGAGTACGGACCGGCTGTCGCTGTTTATCGACCAATCGCCACTGGGCTTCGTCGAGTACGACCCGGATTTCGAAATCGTCCGGGTCAACGACACCCTCACAGAGATATTCGGCTACACCGAGGACGAACTACTCGGGGAGACGTGGGAGGTGTTCGTGAGTCCGGACAGCTACGACGACGTCGACGCGGTGACCTCCGCCCTCAGCGAGGCCAGCGGCGGCTACCACAGCGTCGACGAGAACGTCCGGAAAGACGGCGAGCGCATCATGGTCGAGTGGCACAATCGCCTCGTCACCGACGACACGGGCGATGTCGTCACCGTCTTCTCACATTGCAAGGATGTCACCGAGCGAATCGAGCGCGAGCGCAACCTCGCCCAGCTACGGGACTTTTTCGCCGAGGCGGAGGAACTGGGTGACCTCGGCGCGTGGGAGTTCGATGAGACCGGCGTCTCGACCTGGACAGAGGGGACGCGCCGAATCCACGAGGTCGACGACGAGTTCAACCCGACGGTCGAGGACGGGCTGTCGTTTTACCACCCTGAAGACAGAGACCGGGTCGCGGACGCCGTCGACGCAGCCCTCGAAGAGGGCGACCCCTACGACGTACAGGCCAGGCTCATCACCGCGACGGGCGACTGCCGGTGGGTCCGGTCCCGCGGGAAACGGGTCAAGGACGCGGAGCACCGCACGGTTCGGGGCTTCATCCAGGACATCACCGAACAGAAGGAGCGCGAACGCCGGCTCCGCGTCCAGAACGAGCGGCTGGAATCCTTCGCCAGCGTCGTCAGCCACGACCTTCAGGGGCCACTGACGGTCGCGCAGGGCCACCTAGAGCTGGCCCGACAGGAGGTAACCGACGACCGCCTCGACAGCATCGACAGCGCCCACCAGCGGATGCAGACGCTCATCGACGACATCCTGACGCTCGCACGCGACGGCCGCGAGGCGACGACCACCGAGCCAGTAGACCTACACACTGCCGCGACCGCCTGCTGGCAGACCGTCGAGACGGAGAACGCGACCCTGGAGACCGACACCGACAGCGTCGTGGTCGCCGACCCCCGGCGGCTGCGTCGCCTGCTCGAGAACCTGTTCCGGAACAGCGTCGCACACGGGTCCCTTCCAACCACGGGACAGGATGAGGGCGTCGAGCACAGCTCCACGACGTCACAGTCAGATGCTGTCGTCGAACACGGCGACGGCGTGACGGTCACCGTCGGCGACATCGAGGACGCCAGCGGATTCTACGTCGCCGACGACGGCCCTGGCGTGCCCGAAGACGAGCGGGACGTGGTGTTCGAGGCAGGGTACTCGACCGCCTCCGACGGCACCGGCTTCGGCCTCGCAATCGTCGCCGATATCGCCGCCGTCCACGGGTGGGACGTGAGCGTCACCGACAGCGAGTCGGGCGGGGCCAGGTTCGAGATAACAGGCATCGTCGAAGGGGGGTGA
- a CDS encoding winged helix-turn-helix transcriptional regulator, protein MTREGDVDEDKRATLRRFAALGAASPFARFGDSGSESDAPDAIAGYVSAHPGTHFSKLRDDLKLGTGEAQHHLHRLENEAVVTSQKDGDYRRYFPAGQFSEFEQVALGYLRRSTARGMLVTLLRRPDVTASELATELDVSRPTVSNYAADLETAGLLSREDGYAVTEPETVLTLLIRYADSFGDDVAALAGEADSLLRYDP, encoded by the coding sequence GGATAAACGAGCGACACTCCGTCGCTTTGCCGCCCTCGGTGCAGCAAGTCCGTTTGCCCGCTTCGGCGACAGCGGGAGCGAGAGCGACGCGCCCGATGCAATCGCCGGATACGTCTCGGCACACCCCGGGACCCACTTCTCGAAGCTTCGCGACGACCTCAAACTCGGGACTGGTGAGGCCCAGCACCACCTCCACCGGCTGGAAAACGAGGCTGTCGTCACGTCACAGAAGGACGGCGACTACCGCAGGTACTTCCCGGCCGGTCAGTTCTCCGAGTTCGAACAGGTGGCGCTTGGCTACCTGCGGCGGTCCACGGCTCGCGGGATGCTCGTCACCCTGCTGCGCCGCCCGGACGTGACGGCGTCGGAACTGGCCACTGAACTGGATGTCTCGCGACCGACAGTGAGCAACTACGCCGCCGACCTGGAGACGGCCGGCCTTCTCTCTCGTGAGGACGGCTACGCAGTTACAGAACCCGAAACCGTGCTGACACTGCTGATTCGGTACGCCGACTCGTTCGGCGACGATGTCGCCGCGCTGGCCGGCGAGGCCGACTCGCTACTGCGGTATGACCCGTGA